From a single Collibacillus ludicampi genomic region:
- a CDS encoding SRPBCC family protein, protein MNFEVKTKIKILKPVSDVFEAIVDPAKMSNYWFSSGSGRLEQGKTVTLRYDEYDAKLDIKVIEYEVNKKIVYLWSASGEETVVTITLKELDTTGTIIEVNEKGWKKDDDSLISKLLGQKEGWVYVLTCLKAYLEFGVNLRGALVF, encoded by the coding sequence ATGAACTTTGAAGTAAAAACCAAAATTAAAATATTAAAGCCAGTAAGTGATGTATTCGAAGCTATCGTAGATCCTGCAAAAATGTCCAATTATTGGTTTTCATCGGGTTCTGGAAGATTGGAACAAGGTAAGACAGTTACGTTGAGATATGATGAATATGATGCAAAATTGGATATAAAAGTAATTGAATACGAGGTTAATAAGAAAATTGTGTACTTGTGGTCGGCAAGTGGTGAAGAAACGGTTGTTACAATTACACTGAAAGAGTTAGATACTACGGGTACAATTATTGAAGTTAACGAAAAAGGTTGGAAAAAAGATGATGATTCATTAATAAGCAAATTATTAGGACAAAAAGAAGGTTGGGTTTATGTATTGACTTGTTTAAAAGCGTATCTTGAATTTGGTGTTAATTTGAGAGGAGCATTGGTATTCTAG
- the hisF gene encoding imidazole glycerol phosphate synthase subunit HisF produces MLTKRIIPCFDVKDGRVVKFQSFLTNQRDAGDPVELARFYDEQGADELVLLDISASLEGRSTMMDIVRRTAEQVYIPFTVGGGISSVDDIREILKAGADKVSINTSAVKNPQLVAEGAKRFGQQCIVVAIDGRYDRNKGDWEVLISGGRVSTGLSVIEWAKKVESLGAGEILLTSFDQDGQRDGYDLKLTALVSEAVSIPVIASGGAGKKEHFYDVFTEGKADAALAASIFHFKETSIGEVKNYLKSKGVPIR; encoded by the coding sequence ATGTTAACGAAGCGAATTATTCCTTGCTTCGATGTGAAAGACGGACGTGTCGTCAAATTCCAATCGTTTCTTACCAATCAGAGGGATGCGGGCGACCCGGTGGAACTCGCGCGCTTTTATGATGAACAAGGCGCAGACGAGTTGGTGCTTTTGGATATATCCGCATCGTTGGAGGGTCGTTCGACGATGATGGATATCGTGCGCAGGACGGCGGAACAGGTATACATCCCCTTCACGGTTGGTGGCGGGATCTCTTCTGTCGATGATATCCGCGAGATCTTGAAAGCGGGCGCGGACAAGGTATCGATCAATACATCGGCGGTGAAAAATCCCCAGCTCGTTGCGGAAGGCGCCAAGCGGTTCGGCCAGCAGTGTATCGTTGTGGCGATCGACGGACGATATGACCGGAACAAAGGCGACTGGGAAGTGTTGATCAGTGGAGGACGCGTGTCGACAGGCCTCTCGGTGATCGAATGGGCGAAGAAGGTGGAAAGTTTGGGAGCGGGGGAGATCTTGTTGACATCGTTCGACCAGGATGGGCAGCGTGACGGATATGACCTCAAACTGACCGCGCTGGTTTCCGAAGCGGTATCGATTCCTGTGATCGCATCAGGTGGCGCAGGAAAGAAAGAACATTTTTATGATGTGTTTACGGAAGGAAAGGCAGACGCGGCGCTTGCCGCATCGATCTTTCACTTTAAAGAAACATCGATCGGCGAAGTGAAAAATTACTTGAAAAGCAAAGGGGTTCCGATTCGATGA
- a CDS encoding PepSY domain-containing protein, with product MKKRRFASMMMAVPMTFGLILGTPVAFAGSDIDSFDALEVQTQEQTHPHKHHRPTFKSSVQLTDEQEKEAHLAAREAFERAMREKLGKLAKVSPEQAKKAALQASPGYTVHHVILRPVHHNLVYVVFMTHREKARLIAVVDAGNGKVLEKHELKPHPEHHKRTFEKQVNVNE from the coding sequence ATGAAAAAAAGACGATTCGCTAGTATGATGATGGCTGTCCCGATGACTTTCGGTCTGATCTTGGGAACACCTGTTGCTTTTGCCGGATCCGACATCGATTCCTTTGATGCGTTGGAAGTGCAAACACAGGAACAAACACATCCGCACAAACATCATCGTCCGACGTTTAAAAGCTCTGTTCAACTGACGGATGAACAAGAGAAGGAGGCACATTTAGCAGCCCGGGAAGCGTTCGAGCGGGCGATGCGTGAAAAACTGGGCAAATTGGCCAAAGTCAGCCCTGAACAAGCAAAGAAAGCGGCGCTTCAAGCATCTCCAGGATACACCGTTCATCACGTGATTTTACGCCCCGTCCATCATAACCTGGTATACGTTGTATTCATGACCCACAGAGAGAAGGCCCGTCTCATTGCCGTCGTAGATGCCGGGAACGGAAAAGTCTTGGAGAAACATGAGTTAAAACCACACCCAGAGCATCATAAACGCACGTTTGAGAAGCAGGTCAACGTGAACGAATGA
- a CDS encoding prohibitin family protein: MIGAVVVIVAISVVFGSFAKVDYGHVGLRKTFGKLGEDILQPGIHLKWPFIQDIIQVNVQVAKAEADASASSRDLQPVRTHIAVNYRVDETSAYKLLMNVGEGYETKIIAPAIQEVLKEVTARYPAEELISKRDVVASQVQEGLTKRLSRYDLQVADISIVNFTFSDAFNQSIEAKQVAAQQAMKAENDLKRIQIEAQQRVEQAKAEAEALRLKKQEVTPELVRLKEIEVQEKALEKWDGKLPQVTGGATPFIDVTKSDK; the protein is encoded by the coding sequence ATGATAGGTGCTGTGGTTGTAATCGTCGCGATATCAGTAGTTTTTGGTTCGTTCGCTAAAGTCGATTACGGCCATGTGGGACTACGAAAAACATTTGGTAAATTGGGGGAGGACATTCTTCAACCCGGCATACATCTTAAATGGCCGTTTATTCAGGACATCATTCAGGTCAATGTGCAAGTGGCAAAAGCGGAGGCGGATGCAAGTGCATCGTCAAGAGACTTGCAACCTGTACGAACTCATATCGCAGTGAACTATCGAGTGGACGAGACATCTGCGTATAAGTTACTGATGAATGTTGGTGAAGGATATGAAACGAAGATTATAGCACCAGCCATTCAGGAAGTGCTTAAAGAGGTGACAGCACGTTATCCTGCGGAAGAATTGATTTCCAAGCGTGATGTGGTCGCTTCCCAGGTGCAAGAGGGCCTGACGAAGCGCTTATCTCGTTATGATTTGCAAGTGGCCGATATATCGATCGTAAACTTTACTTTCTCCGATGCGTTCAATCAATCGATCGAAGCGAAACAGGTAGCCGCTCAACAAGCGATGAAAGCAGAGAACGACCTGAAAAGAATCCAGATTGAAGCGCAACAAAGAGTCGAGCAGGCAAAAGCAGAAGCTGAAGCGTTGCGCTTGAAAAAGCAAGAGGTGACACCCGAACTTGTACGTCTCAAAGAAATTGAAGTTCAAGAAAAAGCGCTCGAGAAATGGGATGGAAAACTTCCACAAGTGACGGGTGGTGCAACTCCGTTTATCGATGTAACGAAAAGCGACAAATAG
- a CDS encoding PhzF family phenazine biosynthesis protein — protein sequence MNLYIIDAFTNEPFKGNPAAVCLLEERKGDQWMQNVAMEMNLSETAFLYPLKDGYELRWFTPVKEVDLCGHATLASAHYLWETGIEPKGKELRFLTKSGWLSAKMDEDWIELNFPLEKVEPCKVPEPLEDALGVELLFVGSNRMDVLVEVESERQIRELQPNFTKLATIKARGILVTSRAEEEPFDFVSRCFFPAVGVNEDPVTGSAHCALAPYWQSKLGKNHFLAKQLSVREGILKVQIQEGRVLLAGQAVTVVKGELR from the coding sequence ATGAATCTATACATCATTGATGCTTTCACGAATGAACCGTTTAAAGGAAATCCGGCTGCCGTGTGTCTGTTGGAGGAACGAAAAGGTGATCAATGGATGCAGAACGTCGCCATGGAGATGAACTTGTCGGAGACCGCTTTTCTGTATCCGTTAAAAGATGGGTATGAATTGAGGTGGTTCACGCCGGTGAAAGAGGTGGATCTGTGTGGACATGCAACCCTTGCGAGTGCCCATTATCTGTGGGAGACAGGGATCGAGCCGAAAGGAAAAGAACTCCGGTTTTTGACGAAAAGCGGGTGGTTATCCGCGAAGATGGATGAGGACTGGATTGAATTAAATTTTCCGCTTGAAAAAGTGGAGCCTTGTAAAGTGCCTGAGCCGTTAGAAGATGCCCTTGGTGTGGAACTCCTGTTTGTCGGATCGAATCGCATGGATGTACTGGTAGAAGTGGAATCAGAGCGTCAAATTCGAGAACTTCAGCCGAATTTTACGAAGCTAGCTACCATAAAAGCAAGGGGAATTTTGGTTACCAGTCGGGCGGAGGAAGAGCCGTTTGATTTTGTGTCGCGCTGCTTTTTTCCGGCTGTTGGGGTGAATGAGGATCCCGTTACGGGATCGGCCCATTGCGCGTTAGCACCTTACTGGCAGTCAAAGTTAGGAAAAAACCATTTCCTGGCCAAACAATTGTCGGTGCGAGAGGGTATTTTGAAAGTACAGATTCAAGAAGGGCGTGTATTATTGGCTGGGCAAGCGGTGACAGTTGTCAAAGGCGAGCTACGGTAA
- a CDS encoding ABC transporter ATP-binding protein, which yields MSSSREFVRYEPARTVQTPVIELIGVTKEFVKPTGEIHTVLSNIHLKVEKGEFVSIVGPTGCGKSTTLNLIAGFEPPSEGKVQIHGEPLQGINPRAACVFQTENAFPWKTVIDNVSLGLRLRGENKGDAYEKARTWIQRVGLKGFENHYPHQLSGGMRKRVALAQCLIVQPEILLMDESFSALDVHTRALMENELLTIWEETSSSVVFITHDLEEAIALSDRVIVLTAGPGATIKGDYPIHLPRPRNVSEIRFDPEFMKLHEQIWNDLRDEVMISYANANRT from the coding sequence ATGAGCAGCAGTCGGGAGTTTGTACGCTACGAACCGGCAAGGACGGTTCAAACACCAGTGATCGAACTGATCGGTGTCACGAAAGAGTTTGTAAAACCGACAGGCGAAATTCATACCGTACTGAGCAACATCCATCTAAAAGTGGAGAAAGGGGAGTTCGTATCGATCGTTGGACCGACCGGGTGCGGAAAATCGACGACGCTCAATTTGATCGCAGGTTTTGAACCACCATCGGAGGGGAAAGTACAGATTCACGGGGAACCCTTGCAAGGAATCAACCCCCGCGCCGCTTGTGTGTTTCAAACGGAAAATGCGTTTCCCTGGAAGACGGTGATCGATAACGTATCTTTAGGACTTCGTTTGCGTGGTGAAAACAAGGGGGATGCGTATGAAAAGGCGAGAACATGGATTCAACGAGTAGGCTTGAAAGGATTTGAGAACCATTATCCGCACCAGCTGTCGGGCGGGATGCGCAAGAGGGTGGCGCTCGCGCAATGTCTGATCGTGCAGCCGGAGATTCTTCTGATGGACGAATCGTTTTCCGCATTGGATGTGCATACGCGTGCGTTAATGGAAAATGAACTCTTGACGATCTGGGAAGAGACTTCTTCCTCTGTCGTTTTCATCACCCATGATCTGGAAGAGGCCATCGCTTTGAGTGATCGTGTGATCGTTCTGACGGCGGGCCCCGGGGCGACGATCAAAGGGGACTACCCGATTCATCTACCGCGTCCGAGAAATGTATCCGAAATCCGCTTCGACCCGGAATTTATGAAACTGCATGAACAAATCTGGAATGATTTGCGCGATGAGGTGATGATCAGTTATGCAAACGCAAACCGTACCTAG
- a CDS encoding ABC transporter permease produces MQTQTVPRNMRTQSQAEVENRRKELRAKALKRRLRNLALQISVFIILVGSWQFLASRKIIDPFFFSSPSAIVEHMIDWFVNGTTQGPLYIHFLVTFEETIISFVLGVVLVVITGYALGMSEILSVIFGPYIQMFNALPRVVLAPIFILWLGLGMSSKIALGVTLTFFIVFFNAFQGVREVDRNLVNNARLLGANKRQLARHVILPSALTWILSSLHTSFGFALVGAVVGEFIGATEGLGFLISQAQGAFDTTGVFAGMVLLSITALIADKLVSNLEKRFIAWRHVRQE; encoded by the coding sequence ATGCAAACGCAAACCGTACCTAGAAACATGCGTACTCAATCGCAAGCGGAGGTTGAGAATCGGAGAAAAGAGCTCAGGGCCAAAGCGTTGAAACGACGGTTGCGCAATTTGGCGTTGCAAATCTCGGTGTTCATCATTCTGGTTGGTTCATGGCAGTTTTTAGCCTCCAGGAAGATCATCGATCCATTCTTTTTCTCCAGCCCTTCGGCGATCGTGGAACACATGATCGACTGGTTTGTCAACGGTACGACCCAGGGTCCTCTCTATATCCATTTTCTCGTGACATTCGAAGAAACGATCATTTCGTTTGTTTTAGGGGTCGTGCTGGTGGTCATTACCGGGTATGCGTTAGGGATGAGTGAGATTTTATCGGTGATCTTCGGGCCTTATATTCAAATGTTCAATGCTTTGCCCCGCGTCGTACTGGCACCCATTTTTATTTTATGGCTGGGACTCGGCATGTCTTCGAAGATTGCGTTGGGAGTGACGCTCACGTTTTTTATCGTCTTTTTCAACGCTTTTCAGGGAGTGCGGGAGGTTGATCGCAATCTGGTCAATAACGCGCGGTTACTGGGAGCAAACAAACGACAATTGGCCCGGCACGTGATTCTCCCTTCTGCATTGACATGGATCCTATCCAGCCTGCACACGAGTTTCGGTTTCGCGCTTGTCGGGGCGGTCGTCGGAGAATTCATCGGTGCTACGGAGGGGCTTGGTTTTTTGATCTCACAGGCACAGGGAGCTTTTGATACGACTGGTGTTTTCGCTGGTATGGTTCTGTTGTCGATTACCGCACTGATCGCCGACAAGCTGGTGTCTAATCTGGAAAAGCGCTTTATCGCTTGGCGACACGTGCGGCAAGAATAA
- the hisIE gene encoding bifunctional phosphoribosyl-AMP cyclohydrolase/phosphoribosyl-ATP diphosphatase HisIE: protein MSEYAWIDTLQFDKETGLIPAIVQDVQSKEVLMLAYMNRESLIKTIETGTTWFWSRSRQEYWNKGATSGHIQKVVRISYDCDKDTLLVEVRQTGAACHTGKYSCFFTPAAGGERNVQEGDRFAILDELIQTIARRDAERPEGAYTTYLFEKGLDKILKKVGEESTEVIVAAKNHDAHELTCEAGDLMYHLLVLLRQQGLPFDEVLAELERRHGKQDMKGKTK from the coding sequence ATGAGTGAATACGCTTGGATCGATACGCTTCAGTTTGATAAAGAGACCGGGTTGATACCGGCGATTGTGCAAGATGTGCAGAGCAAAGAAGTCCTGATGCTGGCGTACATGAATAGGGAGTCGTTGATCAAGACGATCGAGACGGGAACGACCTGGTTTTGGAGCCGCTCACGTCAGGAGTATTGGAACAAAGGGGCGACTTCCGGTCATATTCAGAAAGTGGTGCGCATCTCCTATGATTGCGACAAAGATACTCTACTCGTGGAAGTCAGACAAACGGGGGCTGCCTGCCATACCGGAAAATACTCCTGTTTCTTTACACCGGCTGCAGGTGGTGAACGGAATGTACAGGAAGGTGACCGTTTCGCCATCTTGGATGAACTCATTCAGACGATCGCCCGTCGCGACGCGGAACGGCCGGAAGGCGCATATACCACCTATCTGTTTGAGAAGGGATTGGATAAGATCCTTAAGAAAGTCGGGGAAGAGTCCACGGAAGTGATCGTCGCCGCGAAGAATCATGATGCGCATGAATTGACATGCGAAGCGGGCGACTTGATGTATCATTTGCTCGTTCTGTTGCGCCAACAAGGACTTCCGTTCGATGAAGTTCTCGCCGAATTGGAACGCCGCCATGGAAAACAGGATATGAAAGGAAAAACAAAATGA
- a CDS encoding 3-hydroxyacyl-CoA dehydrogenase family protein — translation MTEQEKLVVLGTGTMGHSIALSAALAGMSVNVWGQDQEDIERGRKGIAEKLQVLLRYDAIRSPESEAIKERVTFTCELDECVQNATFLIEAIPEDLALKQEWFRSLDEQCPTNVILASNTSGLSPTDIALHTVHKERTIVTHFWNPAHLIPLVEVVRGTYTSDATVDRTLALLHKMNKKPVVLKKEILGSIGNRLQFALFREAQNILEQGIATVEDIDAAVRYSIGRRLPVTGVFMSADMGGLDVFDSISNYLFPDLGTQQESLPTMRRLVDEGKYGQKNGEGFYRWTPEFSQKMNEERERELIEWLKKDFDRA, via the coding sequence ATGACTGAACAAGAGAAACTTGTGGTACTGGGTACAGGAACGATGGGACATTCGATCGCTTTGTCTGCAGCGCTGGCTGGCATGTCTGTGAACGTCTGGGGGCAAGATCAAGAAGATATCGAACGGGGACGAAAAGGAATCGCGGAGAAACTTCAGGTGCTGCTTCGTTATGATGCCATCCGTTCACCTGAGTCTGAGGCGATTAAAGAGCGAGTGACATTTACTTGCGAGTTGGATGAATGTGTGCAAAATGCCACCTTTTTGATTGAGGCGATACCGGAAGATCTCGCTCTGAAACAAGAGTGGTTCCGATCATTAGATGAGCAATGTCCTACGAATGTAATACTGGCGAGCAATACATCGGGACTCAGTCCTACTGATATCGCATTACATACTGTCCATAAGGAGAGAACGATCGTTACTCATTTTTGGAATCCCGCCCATCTGATCCCACTTGTTGAAGTCGTTCGCGGTACATATACTTCCGATGCTACTGTAGATCGCACGTTGGCGTTACTGCACAAGATGAACAAAAAACCGGTGGTTTTGAAAAAAGAAATTCTGGGTTCTATCGGCAATCGTTTGCAGTTTGCACTGTTTAGGGAGGCACAGAATATCCTCGAACAAGGGATTGCAACTGTAGAGGATATTGATGCGGCAGTCCGTTACAGCATCGGGAGACGTCTCCCGGTAACGGGAGTGTTTATGTCGGCTGACATGGGAGGCTTGGATGTATTTGATTCGATTTCCAATTACTTATTCCCCGATTTAGGTACCCAGCAAGAGTCTTTGCCTACCATGCGCCGTTTGGTCGACGAGGGGAAATATGGCCAGAAGAATGGAGAGGGTTTCTATCGATGGACACCCGAATTTTCGCAGAAAATGAACGAAGAGCGGGAACGGGAACTGATCGAATGGTTAAAAAAAGATTTTGATCGGGCGTGA
- a CDS encoding NAD(P)-dependent oxidoreductase, producing the protein MVLTKDNTIIGFIGTGVMGKSMVGHLLKAGYPVLVYNRTKSKADELIRQGAVWKESVAELASQANVIVTMVGFPRDVEEVYLGPNGIVPHAQPGTYVIDMTTSSPLLARRIYNEARTKGIYALDAPVSGGDVGAREARLAIMVGGDPEVFEAVKPIFEILGNNIVLQGGPGAGQHTKMCNQIAIASNMIGVCEAIAYAKKAGLDPEKVLQSIQTGAAGSWSLSNLAPRMLRGDFSPGFYVKHFIKDMKIALEAAEEMDVKLPGLQLAKELYEILAEKGEENSGTQALFKLFDGQL; encoded by the coding sequence GTGGTACTCACGAAAGATAACACGATCATCGGGTTTATCGGAACGGGTGTCATGGGAAAAAGTATGGTTGGTCATCTGTTGAAAGCGGGTTACCCGGTTCTCGTTTACAATCGGACGAAATCAAAGGCAGACGAACTGATTCGGCAAGGGGCCGTTTGGAAAGAAAGTGTCGCCGAACTGGCTTCTCAAGCGAATGTGATCGTTACAATGGTCGGTTTTCCGCGAGATGTTGAAGAAGTGTATCTTGGCCCCAATGGGATTGTTCCCCATGCTCAGCCTGGTACATACGTGATTGATATGACGACATCGAGCCCCTTGTTGGCACGAAGAATCTACAACGAGGCGCGAACGAAGGGGATCTATGCGTTGGATGCGCCGGTTTCAGGAGGCGATGTAGGGGCACGGGAAGCGAGACTCGCGATTATGGTTGGCGGAGACCCGGAAGTGTTCGAAGCTGTCAAACCTATTTTTGAGATTCTGGGCAACAATATCGTGCTTCAAGGAGGGCCCGGTGCGGGGCAACATACCAAGATGTGCAATCAGATCGCGATCGCTTCCAACATGATTGGTGTTTGCGAAGCGATTGCGTACGCCAAAAAAGCGGGCTTAGATCCGGAAAAGGTACTGCAAAGCATACAGACGGGCGCTGCAGGGAGCTGGTCTCTCAGCAATCTTGCTCCGAGGATGCTTCGCGGAGACTTTTCCCCGGGGTTCTATGTTAAACATTTCATTAAAGATATGAAGATCGCACTGGAAGCGGCAGAAGAAATGGATGTGAAGTTGCCTGGCCTTCAATTGGCGAAAGAGCTATATGAGATACTGGCCGAAAAAGGAGAGGAGAACAGCGGAACGCAAGCGTTGTTCAAGCTTTTCGACGGACAGCTCTAA
- a CDS encoding ABC transporter substrate-binding protein produces MKVGRKLGILASSIAMAGMLLAGCGAGSKQTVEDTSAKGGTSVPKVKIMVGGLEKIIYLPAMLTQRLGYFKQEGIDVELMNEAAGQTAEEALIAGQVDGVVGFYDHTIDIQAKGKKIESVVQFASVPGEQLVVSDKLKDQIKTVADLKGKKIGVTGLGSSTNFLANYLVTKGGHSTKEYTPVAVGAGKTLIAAMEQGRIDLAVTTEPTISLLKAKHLASTFVDMTTMEGTTQALGGTYPASSLYMRNDFVKEHPEVVQHLANAFVKTLHYIKTHTPEEIADQLPHEYYAGDKAMYIQALKNSVAMFTADGKMPQGGPEKVLEVLSTFHPELKNANIKLEETYTTEFVEKAAKNQ; encoded by the coding sequence ATGAAAGTAGGAAGAAAGCTTGGAATTCTTGCGTCAAGTATTGCTATGGCAGGAATGCTCTTGGCAGGGTGCGGCGCCGGTTCGAAACAAACGGTGGAAGATACGTCTGCGAAAGGAGGAACCTCCGTCCCGAAAGTAAAGATCATGGTAGGGGGGCTGGAGAAAATCATCTATTTGCCGGCTATGTTGACACAAAGACTCGGATATTTTAAACAGGAAGGCATTGATGTTGAATTGATGAACGAAGCCGCCGGTCAGACGGCGGAAGAAGCATTGATCGCCGGGCAAGTGGATGGAGTCGTCGGTTTCTATGATCATACGATCGATATTCAGGCGAAAGGGAAAAAGATCGAATCGGTTGTCCAGTTTGCTTCCGTTCCCGGAGAGCAGTTGGTAGTCTCCGACAAATTGAAGGATCAGATTAAAACCGTGGCGGATCTGAAAGGGAAAAAGATCGGGGTAACCGGACTCGGTTCTTCGACGAATTTCCTCGCTAATTATTTGGTAACGAAAGGCGGCCATTCCACGAAAGAGTATACGCCCGTCGCCGTCGGAGCAGGAAAGACATTAATCGCTGCAATGGAACAGGGTCGCATTGATCTGGCCGTGACCACGGAACCGACGATTTCGCTGCTGAAGGCGAAACATTTGGCCTCCACGTTTGTCGATATGACGACGATGGAAGGGACAACACAAGCTTTGGGCGGAACCTATCCGGCATCCTCTTTATATATGAGGAATGATTTTGTGAAGGAACATCCGGAAGTCGTACAACATTTGGCGAATGCGTTTGTAAAGACCCTCCACTATATCAAGACCCATACGCCGGAAGAAATCGCGGATCAACTGCCGCATGAATACTACGCCGGAGACAAAGCGATGTATATACAAGCACTCAAAAACAGTGTAGCGATGTTCACGGCAGACGGCAAAATGCCGCAAGGGGGACCGGAAAAAGTCTTGGAGGTTCTCTCAACCTTTCACCCGGAATTGAAAAATGCGAACATCAAACTGGAAGAAACGTATACGACCGAGTTTGTCGAGAAAGCAGCGAAGAATCAATAA
- a CDS encoding YjdF family protein produces MKLTVYHDGQFWVGVIEQVMKSKLSVYRYVFGTEPSDPEVFHFVKYRLLPLMAQSRHDGIEIVQKREKKLNPKRLQREVAKTLKQKGISTKAQEAIRLQFESAKKERKTFSKMQRELLKEKKREIKIQKAKAKHRGR; encoded by the coding sequence GTGAAATTGACCGTATATCATGATGGTCAATTTTGGGTTGGAGTCATCGAACAAGTGATGAAATCCAAGTTGAGCGTGTACCGGTATGTTTTTGGTACGGAACCAAGTGACCCGGAAGTTTTCCACTTCGTCAAGTACCGGTTGCTGCCCCTTATGGCACAAAGCCGTCATGATGGCATCGAGATCGTGCAAAAACGCGAGAAGAAACTGAACCCAAAGCGGCTTCAAAGGGAAGTGGCTAAAACGCTGAAACAAAAGGGGATTTCAACCAAAGCACAAGAAGCTATCCGATTACAGTTCGAGAGTGCGAAAAAAGAAAGAAAAACCTTTTCAAAAATGCAGCGCGAATTGCTGAAAGAAAAAAAACGCGAGATTAAAATCCAAAAAGCAAAAGCGAAACACCGCGGAAGATAA
- a CDS encoding FMN-binding glutamate synthase family protein: MTTWKVIVIQVFAVFLGLSVFLFMMYMVRRVVLASMVKGVVKRFMSDRYAENVWELVSALTRMSPQWVLENALRAHTGSVIQRPLGSPRKFLNFDGLIFSPAQVAKLPTPEDTPVETTTMIGPASKKPLVLDIPLIVSAMGYGVGVSEQARLAFALGTSMVGTASNVGKGGFLPEERNLAKHLILQYHTGKWSKDPSILKQADMIEIRFGQGAIAGAAERIQPELLQGRARRIMNLRPGEDAVLHSRHEEVQDPEDLRKLVEKLRTLTEGIPIGVKFAAGNWMERDLQIALEASVDVIAIDGGQGGSHESPPIFQDDFGLPTIYALSRAVHFLEQSGKREQISLIVSGGLFTPDHFLKALALGADAVYLGTSVLYAMAHTQVFKAVPWEPPTQMVFYTGKHKEKLDPALASLHLANYLHSCMEEMKISVRALGKRSIKEVSKKDLAALDDFTAKVTGVRPVYHH; this comes from the coding sequence TTGACGACATGGAAAGTGATAGTCATCCAAGTGTTTGCCGTTTTTCTGGGGCTGAGCGTTTTTTTATTCATGATGTATATGGTGAGAAGGGTTGTCCTTGCTTCGATGGTCAAGGGTGTGGTCAAGCGTTTCATGTCGGACAGATATGCAGAGAATGTATGGGAACTGGTTTCTGCTCTCACACGCATGTCACCCCAATGGGTTTTGGAAAATGCTCTCCGTGCTCATACGGGAAGCGTTATCCAACGGCCTCTGGGGAGTCCTCGCAAGTTTCTGAACTTTGACGGGCTGATTTTTTCTCCCGCTCAGGTTGCGAAGCTTCCTACGCCCGAAGATACGCCTGTGGAAACGACGACAATGATCGGCCCCGCTAGCAAGAAGCCGCTCGTTTTGGATATACCGTTAATTGTATCGGCCATGGGCTATGGGGTAGGTGTCAGCGAACAAGCGAGACTGGCTTTCGCATTGGGAACCTCGATGGTTGGAACGGCGAGCAATGTGGGAAAAGGCGGCTTTCTACCGGAAGAACGTAATCTCGCGAAACACTTAATTCTCCAATATCACACAGGAAAATGGTCAAAGGATCCTAGCATTCTTAAACAGGCGGATATGATTGAAATCCGATTCGGACAAGGTGCGATCGCAGGGGCGGCCGAGCGGATTCAACCGGAGTTATTGCAAGGGCGTGCCCGTCGGATCATGAATCTACGACCTGGAGAAGATGCCGTTCTCCATTCCCGGCATGAAGAGGTGCAAGACCCAGAGGATCTCAGGAAATTAGTCGAGAAGTTGCGAACGCTTACGGAAGGTATTCCGATTGGTGTCAAGTTTGCTGCGGGTAACTGGATGGAAAGGGACTTGCAAATTGCGCTTGAAGCAAGTGTGGACGTGATAGCCATTGACGGAGGACAAGGGGGTTCACATGAGAGCCCGCCGATTTTTCAAGACGATTTCGGACTGCCAACCATATACGCATTATCACGTGCGGTTCACTTTCTTGAACAGAGCGGAAAACGGGAGCAAATCAGTCTTATTGTCAGCGGGGGTCTCTTCACCCCCGATCACTTTTTGAAAGCGCTCGCTCTCGGGGCTGATGCAGTTTACTTGGGGACTTCCGTTCTCTATGCGATGGCACATACACAAGTGTTCAAAGCGGTTCCTTGGGAGCCTCCTACACAAATGGTTTTCTACACGGGGAAACATAAAGAAAAGCTTGACCCTGCTCTCGCCAGTCTACACCTGGCCAATTATTTACATTCATGTATGGAAGAGATGAAAATCTCTGTTCGCGCACTTGGAAAAAGAAGCATCAAGGAAGTCTCGAAAAAAGATCTCGCGGCTCTCGATGATTTTACGGCCAAAGTGACTGGGGTTCGACCGGTCTACCATCATTGA